Proteins encoded together in one Propionispora hippei DSM 15287 window:
- a CDS encoding TetR/AcrR family transcriptional regulator encodes MDDIKNLILDKARDRLDRFGFKKTTMDEISRDCKISKKTVYEHFKDKEHLFSSLLTRECHQTIQIIFSRMGEISDPLEKLTQLIRTSLAFFNEDTFITRLLKDDDALFSAFLNRKYHKLIDEEIISIIAEIIRDGKQKGIFRNVDEAVVSYAGFRLFQAFSYMRTGEFSPEKEQQGYYTDALIDLIIHGLTKK; translated from the coding sequence ATGGATGATATTAAAAATCTAATATTGGATAAAGCTAGAGACCGGCTGGATCGCTTTGGCTTTAAAAAAACAACAATGGATGAAATCAGCCGGGACTGTAAAATATCTAAGAAAACCGTTTACGAACATTTTAAGGATAAAGAACATTTGTTTTCCAGCCTCCTAACCAGGGAATGCCACCAGACTATCCAAATTATCTTTTCCCGGATGGGCGAAATTTCCGACCCTTTGGAAAAATTAACTCAGCTCATCCGGACTTCGTTAGCCTTTTTTAATGAAGATACCTTTATCACTCGGCTGCTCAAGGACGATGATGCCTTGTTTTCCGCCTTTTTAAACCGGAAGTACCATAAACTGATTGATGAAGAAATCATTTCGATTATCGCCGAAATCATTCGAGACGGAAAACAAAAAGGAATATTCCGGAATGTCGATGAAGCGGTGGTCAGTTATGCCGGTTTTCGCCTGTTTCAAGCGTTCAGTTATATGAGAACCGGCGAATTCTCACCGGAAAAGGAACAGCAGGGATATTATACCGACGCCCTGATCGACCTTATTATCCATGGTTTAACTAAGAAATAA